In Denticeps clupeoides chromosome 1, fDenClu1.1, whole genome shotgun sequence, a single window of DNA contains:
- the LOC114786908 gene encoding probable GPI-anchored adhesin-like protein PGA55, whose amino-acid sequence MPLQDKSSNTINTSEYFPSIPFHLTSTNNAKKDSSKSSTESSGSEITSTDTISSTEKSSRMMTSTNSANKDSSRGSTESSGSEITSTDTISSTEQSSRMMSNSLDYNRPVIFN is encoded by the exons ATGCCTTTACAAGACAAATCATCTAATACCATTAATACTTCTGAATATTTCCCATCCATTCCTTTTCATCTAACTTccacaaataatgcaaaaaaagacTCAAGCAAAAGCTCAACAGAGTCATCAGGGTCAGAGATTACCTCAACAGACACAATTTCATCTACTGAGAAATCATCTAGAATGATGA CCTCcacaaatagtgcaaataaagaCTCAAGCCGAGGCTCAACAGAGTCATCAGGGTCAGAGATTACCTCAACAGACACGATTTCATCTACTGAGCAATCATCTAGAATGATGAGTAATTCT TTGGACTACAACCGTCCTGTTATCTTCAACTGA